The window AACTCTGTTTTGCGGCAAGAGCTAGTAAAAATTTAGGGATTTCCGTGCATGCAACTTTCTCAGGTTCTTTGCTTTGGTCATATATCTATCCATGGCCTCAGCGTCCAAAAGGGTTGGTAGAAGAAGGGTTTCAAGAGTTAGCATATAGATGGATACCTATACTGAATGAGTTTGACAAAAATGGTGTAGATGTTTGTTATGAAGTCCACCCTGGGGAAGATATTCACGATGGGATTACTTTTGAAATGTTCTTAGAAGCTACTAAAAATCATCCACGTGTTCATATCTTATTTGATCCGAGTCATTTTGTTTTACAGCAATTGGATTATCTTCAGTATATTGATTTTTATTATCCGTATATTAAAATGTTTCATGTGAAAGATGCAGAATTTAATTCTACGGGAAAACAAGGGGTTTATGGTGGGTATCAGCCATGGATAAAAAGAGCGGGAAGATTTAGATCCTTGGGAGATGGTCAAGTAAATTTTCCTGCTGTATTTAGTAAATTGTCTCAGTATGGTTACGATGGATGGGCTGTTATGGAGTGGGAATGCTGCATAAAAAGTTCGGAGCAAGGCGCAAAAGAAGGAGCACCATTCATTCAAAAGCACATTATATCTGTTACAGAAAAAGCATTTGACGACTTTGCAAGTAGTGGAGCAAATACAGAAACAAATAAAAAAATATTAGGGCTCTTATAATTATGTAATATATTTTATAAATGTTTGTTTTCCAAAGAGTTTTATTATTTTTTCTTATTTTTACATTTATATATCCTTTTAGCATACATTCCTGGGGGTTTCTGGGGCACAGGACTATAAATCGTATAGCCGTTTTTTGTCTCCCTCCCGAAATGAGTATTTTCTTTAAAAAACATATTGACTACATTACAGATAATGCTGTTGCTCCTGATAAAAGAAGACATTTAGATGAAGAAGAAGCTCCTCGACACTATATAGATCTCAATGAATATGGAGATAGTGCTTCTGTTATACTCCCCAAAAACTGGAATAGAGCAGTGGAAAAATACACCGAAGAAGCATTAAAAAAACATGGTATTGTGCCTTGGCATATTATTTTTATGAAATACCAGCTTACCAATGCCTTTCAAAAAAAAGATATGAAAAGAATTCTAAGAATATCTGCTGATATAGGACATTACATAGCTGATGCAAATGTTCCGCTCCACACCACATCAAATTATAATGGACAGTTGACAGGTCAATTGGGAATACATGGTTTTTGGGAATCTCGAATACCAGAGTTATTTTTAGAGGATTATGATTTTTTTGTAGGAAAAGCAGTTTATATACCAAATGTAGAAACAGAAGTTTGGAAGTGTATATTTCAAACCCATTCTATGGTGGATTCTGTTTTGTCTTTTGAAAAAATACTTTCTCAACAATTTCCGCCCGATGAAAAAATGGAAATAGTAGCAAGAGGGAATACTATGGTACAAACCTATTCTTACGACTATTCCAAAAAATATCAAAATGTTTTGAATGGGCAAATAGAAAGACAACTACGAAGGTCTATTCAGATGGTAAGTAATATTTGGTATACTGCTTGGATTGATGCAGGCCAGCCAACTTTAGATAATTTTATAATCCAAAAGGAAAACAATATATTAGAAGTAACAGATACCACAAAAAATAAAAATCAACTACAAATACGAGAACATGAATAAATTATTGTTAGTACAGACAGTCAGTTTGTTTTTTTTTATACATTCCTTTTTTGTAAAAGCACAAAAAATAACTCTTGCTGAAGCAATTCATGTTGCGATGCAGAATAATTTAGAAATAAAAAACGAACAATTATATATAGATAAGAGTAAAAAATTAATTTCTACGGCTTTTAACATACCTTCTACCCATATAAGTTTAGATATAGGAAATGTAAATGGTGCTTTGTTAGATAATAGATGGAGTATTCAACAATCTTTTTCCTCTCCGCTGTTATACGGAAAGCAAAAAAAAATCTTAAAACAAAATTGGAAAATTGCTACCTTTAACAAAACTCTCAAAGAATTAGAGATTAAAAAAAATGTAACTCAAATATTTTATACTCTTGTTTGTTTGGAAGAAAAAAGAAAGATACTTACTCTATTGGATAGCATTCACAAAAAATTTATTTCCAAAATAAACCTGCTTTCTGCCGAAGGGGAAACAGACATATTAGCAAAACTCTACTCCGAAAATGAAAGAACCACTCTGCTCATAAAGCTCAATAACCTCGAACAAGAAACAAGTATAGCCAAAAAAATATTCAAAACCCTGCTCTATACAGAATCGGAATTAGAACCTATAGTGGATAATTTGAAAATAGAAACCTCTTTTAGCAAGGATGATCCCACTATTGAAAATCATATATCTCTTCAAGTAAAAGAAGAAGAAAAAAAAATAGCTTCTATGAATAGTAGTTTAGAAAAAATAAAATTATTTCCGGAATTTAGTTTGGCTTATTTTAATGGCACCTTTCAAGGGTTTGCAGCTGATAATAAAGAATATACTTTACAAGATAGATTTCAATCTGTGCAGATTGGAATAGATTTTCCTCTTTTTTTTATAACGAATAAAAAAAATATAGAAGTGTCTTACCTTCATCAAAAAATATCTCAAAATAATTATTTATTGCAAAAACAAATACTCAAAACCCAATGGACATATACTTATGAGCAGTATAAAAAGAATAAAGAACTCTTGGAATATTTTGAGAAAATAACTCTTCCTAATATCATAATTATAGAATCCATTGCAGAGAAAAAGTTTTCTGTCGGCGAGTATTTGGAATGGTTTAACCATATTAATCAAGTAGCATCTATAAAAATATCTTACATAGATATCATAAAATCTCTCAATGAAAATAGTATTGAATTAGAATATTTACTAGAAAAAAAATAACAAAAGAACAATATGCTCAAAAAAATCTATCGTATCGCTATTATTGCTTTGATTACGAGGTGTTTAAACATTTTTATATGGATATTTTAGAATGGAAAATAATAAAAAAAACATACCGAGAAGAAAGAAAATATTATAAATTAGATTTGGCATTGAATGAGATATATAGATAGAACTATTTTCTTTTCCAAACCCTCCCAAGAGAATATTTCAACCAGAAGCGAATGGTTTGATACATTGATCTTTTGAAGTAGAAAATTTAGAAATTATTATACAGTACCTCTCAAAATATAATATAGAAACATAATCAATTCGTATGGATACCATAACGAATAAACGTTTTACTTTTATTCCGATACTGATGGTTTACCGATAGAATTTTATGAAATCCCTAAAAATTATTCCTCTTTAATATATAATAAATACAAATGAAAAGAACTATTTATCAGTTTATTTTTAGTGCGTGGGGATGGAAAATAGAGGGTGATGTGGCTACTATGAAAGCGGAAAAGAAATATATAGCAGTAGTAGCCCCTCACACCAGTAGTTGGGATTTTATTGTAGGGGTATTAGTCCGCTCTATTTTACAATTAGACATACGATTTATTGGGAAGAAAGAACTTTTTACCTTCCCCTTAGGAATACTTATGCGCTGGATGGGAGGATATCCCGTAGACAGGAAAAAAGATAATAATTTAGTAGAAACAATATCCAATATTTTTTTAGAAAAAGAAGAATTTGCTATTGCACTTTCTCCCGAAGGCACCAGAAAAAAAGTAACCTCCCTTAAAACAGGGTTTTGGTATATTGCTAAAAAAGCAAATATCCCTATTATTGCTGTGGGGTTTGATTATAAAACAAAAACAATTCTCATCCACTCCCCTATTATGCCAACAGATTTGGAAGAAAACCTTCAAATAATGATGCGTTTCTATAAAACTATAACAGGAAAAAATAAAGAAAATGACTTACGTTAAAGTAATGTATCTATTCAAAAACAGAAAATAAAAAAACAAAATAGATATAAAAATTAAGGTGTGTTCTAAAAATTGATTTCTTCAAAAGAAAAGTGTTGGTAACTATTGATTTTTAAGGGCTACAGTTTTTAGGATTTGAATTTTTAGAACCCCTCTGTATATTGTCTTTTTTTAAAACACAATGTAATTATTAAACATACATCAACAATGAAAATACATTATAGAAAAGTTTTTGCAAGGATAGTAATCATAGGAGGAATGATAATACTGAATGCATGCGAACCAAAGGAAACTTTTGGTTCACTGAGCGGAAGGGTAACAGATACGAAAACAAATGATCCCGTCCCCGGAGTTATTATAAATATATCAAGTAATGGAAGCCGAAACACTACTTCAGATTCTGATGGCTCTTATAGTTTTGGAGAATTGCCAACGGGTAATTATGAAATCTCTACTATCAAAGCGGGATATCTCAATTATAGAACCCCAAGACCTATAGAAATAAATGGACAAACTATAAAAAGAGATATTCAATTAGAAGTTCCTTTTATATCTCTTAGTCCTACTACCTATAATGCTCCCTCTACACAAGGGGCAACCAATATAGCAATTACATCTAACACTGCATGGAATACTGTTTCGAGTGAACCTTCATGGCTTACTACTACTAAAACAGGAACAGGAAATGGAACACTTGAAGTGACTTATACGGCAAATGCCATTACGAATACTCGTACAGGAATTATTACCGTGCAGGCAGCAGATGCTGTATCCCAAATATTTACTCTGAGGCAAGAAGGAATTGCTCCTTTTTTGACAATCAATAACCCAAATATACAAGTGCCTAGCTCCGCAGGGCAAACTTCTTTATCCATAATGTCAAATATAAACTGGACTGCTATGAAAACTGCAGAATGGATATCTACTATAACTCCCGAAACAGGAACGGGGAATACACAAATGAGCATTACCACATTAGAAAATACCACAGGAAGTACAAGAACAGGAACAATAACATTCTCAGGAACAGGGGTAACAAATAAAATAGTGAACATTACCCAAACTACACTTCTCCCTACCCTTGCTGTATCCCCATCTACACAAAATGTACCTCATACTGCCACTACTACTTCTTTTTCTGTCACTTCAAACACCGCATGGTTAGCTATGAGTAATCAGACCTGGGCTACCATTCCTCAAAACACATCCAATGGAAATGGAACTCTTATAGTAGCATTATCCATCAATACCGCTTCTGTATCTCGAACCGCTACCATTACTGTATCTACAACAGGTGTTCAAAATAAAAATGTTACCATTACTCAAGCAGAATTTCTCAACTGCACATATTCTCTCTCCCCTTCGAGTAATTCGTATAGTGCGATTGCTACTACAGGAACTTTTAATCTTACTGCATCAGCAAATTCAGGATGCACTCCTTGGACTGCTTCAGCTTCTCCAAGTTGGATAACTATTACTTCTGCTACTTTGGGAACTGGATCGACAACGGTGAATTTTTCACTCTCTGCCAATACTTCCTCCAGTGCAAGAACAGGAACTATTAATGTAGCAGGACAAACTTTTACCATTACACAGGCAGGAGAAGTTGTTTGTAGTTATTCTCTCTCCCCTTCGAGTAATTCGTATAGTGCGATTGCTACTACAGGAACTTTTAATCTTACTGCATCAGCAAATTCAGGATGCACTCCTTGGACTGCTTCAGCTTCTCCAAGTTGGATAACTATTACTTCTGCTACTTTGGGAACTGGATCGACAACGGTGAATTTTTCACTCTCTGCCAATACTTCCTCCAGTGCAAGAACAGGAACTATTAATGTAGCAGGACAAACTTTTACCATTACACAATCAGTATCATCGGGAAATAATCCTTCTACCAAAACAATTACTGCAGGTGGAGTTTCTTTTACTGTGAACCTCATACCCGCTGGAACCTTTACCATGGGATGTGTAGAAGGAAGAGATGCAGGCACGGGAAAAGCAAACACTTCATGCCCGAGTGATCAACTTCCTACAACGAATGTGACGCTCACTCGGGATTTTTATATGATGACTACAGAGGTGACTCAAACACTCTGGAAGGCAGTGATGAACAATACAAACCCGAGTTCTTTTCCTAACTGCGGTACTTGCCCCGTAGAGACTGTATCATGGACTGATGTCCATACCTTTATAGCTGCCTTAAATACTGCTACGGGAATGACCTTTCGTCTCCCTACGGAAGCAGAATGGGAATATGCCGCTCGAGGAGGACAAAACTTTCAATATGCAGGTTCGGATAATATAACCGATGTTAGCTGGTATGGAGTAAATAGTAGTAATACAACTCACCCTGTAGCTCAAAAAGTTCCTAATGGCTACGGACTCTACGATATGACCGGGAATGTATGGGAATGGTGCAGCGATTGGTATGGAGATTATAGCGGTAGTGCAGTGAGTGATCCTACTGGTCCTAGTTCGAGTTCGAGCCGGGTGATGCGCGGTGGGAGTTGGAATCGCGACGCCAGTAACTGCGCCGTTTCTGTTCGCTACTTCATCAGTCCTTCCTTCAGGAACTTCAATATTGGATTTCGACTTACCTATAGTTTATAGGTGGTCATTTGTGCCTTCTTGTGAGCGTTCATTTTTGCAGAATGCAGCGAGAAACGAGGATACCTCTTAACGAAGCGGAATACTGCAAAAATGGTAAGTAGAATCCTTTTTTAACCCCCCCTGACCCCTCCTTAAAAGGAGGGGAGTTGGGACAATGTTATAATGATTTCTACACAGGAAGCGATCCGTTGAACGCAGGATTGTCTGTGTTCAACGGATCGTTGCCTGATCTTACTTTATTGCTCCCTGATCTTGATTAATAAAAGTTTACTCTTAAAATAGGTTCTAAAAATAGGACAATGATGTATTGAAGCTATTACATTTTTTTGGATATAATTATAATTGTAATCTATTCTAAAAGTTCTAACACATTCATGTTTTGTTTTTCATATAGTTTTCTTTTCTTTTTTGCAACCTATTGTATGAATAAATGTTGTAATTCCAATACATTTAAAAAAATACTGTATTATTGCAATTATTTCAAAATACAAAATTAATATAATTATTTATTAACATACAAAATGGTCAGAGTAAGATTTGCTCCCAGTCCGACGGGGGGGCTTCATATAGGAGGAGTGAGAACGGCATTATATAATTTTTTGTTTGCGAAGCAAAACAAAGGAACTATGATTTTGAGAATTGAGGATACTGATCAATCAAGATTTGTGCCTGGTGCTGAGGAATATATTAAAGAATCACTCCAATGGATTGGCATTCAAGTAGACGAAGGTGATGGAATAGGAGGAAAATTAGGTCCTTACAGGCAATCGGACAGGCATAGATTAGGAATATATAAGCAATATGCACAGCGTTTATTAGAGGAAAAAAAAGCATATATCGCTTTTGATACCGAAGAAGAACTCCAAAAAA is drawn from Chitinophagaceae bacterium and contains these coding sequences:
- a CDS encoding 1-acyl-sn-glycerol-3-phosphate acyltransferase, with amino-acid sequence MKRTIYQFIFSAWGWKIEGDVATMKAEKKYIAVVAPHTSSWDFIVGVLVRSILQLDIRFIGKKELFTFPLGILMRWMGGYPVDRKKDNNLVETISNIFLEKEEFAIALSPEGTRKKVTSLKTGFWYIAKKANIPIIAVGFDYKTKTILIHSPIMPTDLEENLQIMMRFYKTITGKNKENDLR
- a CDS encoding SUMF1/EgtB/PvdO family nonheme iron enzyme — translated: MKIHYRKVFARIVIIGGMIILNACEPKETFGSLSGRVTDTKTNDPVPGVIINISSNGSRNTTSDSDGSYSFGELPTGNYEISTIKAGYLNYRTPRPIEINGQTIKRDIQLEVPFISLSPTTYNAPSTQGATNIAITSNTAWNTVSSEPSWLTTTKTGTGNGTLEVTYTANAITNTRTGIITVQAADAVSQIFTLRQEGIAPFLTINNPNIQVPSSAGQTSLSIMSNINWTAMKTAEWISTITPETGTGNTQMSITTLENTTGSTRTGTITFSGTGVTNKIVNITQTTLLPTLAVSPSTQNVPHTATTTSFSVTSNTAWLAMSNQTWATIPQNTSNGNGTLIVALSINTASVSRTATITVSTTGVQNKNVTITQAEFLNCTYSLSPSSNSYSAIATTGTFNLTASANSGCTPWTASASPSWITITSATLGTGSTTVNFSLSANTSSSARTGTINVAGQTFTITQAGEVVCSYSLSPSSNSYSAIATTGTFNLTASANSGCTPWTASASPSWITITSATLGTGSTTVNFSLSANTSSSARTGTINVAGQTFTITQSVSSGNNPSTKTITAGGVSFTVNLIPAGTFTMGCVEGRDAGTGKANTSCPSDQLPTTNVTLTRDFYMMTTEVTQTLWKAVMNNTNPSSFPNCGTCPVETVSWTDVHTFIAALNTATGMTFRLPTEAEWEYAARGGQNFQYAGSDNITDVSWYGVNSSNTTHPVAQKVPNGYGLYDMTGNVWEWCSDWYGDYSGSAVSDPTGPSSSSSRVMRGGSWNRDASNCAVSVRYFISPSFRNFNIGFRLTYSL
- a CDS encoding zinc dependent phospholipase C family protein; this encodes MFVFQRVLLFFLIFTFIYPFSIHSWGFLGHRTINRIAVFCLPPEMSIFFKKHIDYITDNAVAPDKRRHLDEEEAPRHYIDLNEYGDSASVILPKNWNRAVEKYTEEALKKHGIVPWHIIFMKYQLTNAFQKKDMKRILRISADIGHYIADANVPLHTTSNYNGQLTGQLGIHGFWESRIPELFLEDYDFFVGKAVYIPNVETEVWKCIFQTHSMVDSVLSFEKILSQQFPPDEKMEIVARGNTMVQTYSYDYSKKYQNVLNGQIERQLRRSIQMVSNIWYTAWIDAGQPTLDNFIIQKENNILEVTDTTKNKNQLQIREHE
- a CDS encoding TolC family protein, whose product is MNKLLLVQTVSLFFFIHSFFVKAQKITLAEAIHVAMQNNLEIKNEQLYIDKSKKLISTAFNIPSTHISLDIGNVNGALLDNRWSIQQSFSSPLLYGKQKKILKQNWKIATFNKTLKELEIKKNVTQIFYTLVCLEEKRKILTLLDSIHKKFISKINLLSAEGETDILAKLYSENERTTLLIKLNNLEQETSIAKKIFKTLLYTESELEPIVDNLKIETSFSKDDPTIENHISLQVKEEEKKIASMNSSLEKIKLFPEFSLAYFNGTFQGFAADNKEYTLQDRFQSVQIGIDFPLFFITNKKNIEVSYLHQKISQNNYLLQKQILKTQWTYTYEQYKKNKELLEYFEKITLPNIIIIESIAEKKFSVGEYLEWFNHINQVASIKISYIDIIKSLNENSIELEYLLEKK
- a CDS encoding sugar phosphate isomerase/epimerase; amino-acid sequence: MKTIKGPGIFLAQFMGDNPPFNNLSSICKWASALGYKGIQIPTWDKRCIDLKKCAESKVYADELQGLVSSFGMQITELSTHLQGQLIGVHPAYNEMFAGFAPEMYRNNPSERTQWATEQLCFAARASKNLGISVHATFSGSLLWSYIYPWPQRPKGLVEEGFQELAYRWIPILNEFDKNGVDVCYEVHPGEDIHDGITFEMFLEATKNHPRVHILFDPSHFVLQQLDYLQYIDFYYPYIKMFHVKDAEFNSTGKQGVYGGYQPWIKRAGRFRSLGDGQVNFPAVFSKLSQYGYDGWAVMEWECCIKSSEQGAKEGAPFIQKHIISVTEKAFDDFASSGANTETNKKILGLL